From Medicago truncatula cultivar Jemalong A17 chromosome 7, MtrunA17r5.0-ANR, whole genome shotgun sequence, a single genomic window includes:
- the LOC11424167 gene encoding phenolic glucoside malonyltransferase 1 has translation MFHMASNNNSNIKVHDHFKVVPPSSTKTTSIPLTFFDIFWLRFHPVERVFFYTLPNSQSHPSFFFQTIVPNLKSSLSLTLQHFLPLAGNIVWPSDSSKPIIQFDPNDDGVSLIIAESDSDFNHVVENSPHEASLSRSFIPHLESSDSFASIMSLQITLFPNSGFSIGISTHHAVLDGKSSTMFVKAWAYLCKKAIERDESPTLLSEFEPSFNREVIKDPNGNNVMDLVSTLFPSEKGNDRSLKIFPFEPQLEDSVRATFKLKHEDLDKIKQRVLSTWEIFDTKESKPQTLSSFVITCAYSLVCVAKAIHGAHNDKEKFSFVFSVDCRARLEPTIPNNYLGNCVWAYFIDTQPLDFIKEDGVFLVAKSIYEKIKMINEKGFLEGEINDMFNKIISLSSEGFEFMGVAGSHRFGVYEIDFGWGRPEKVEIVSIDRGVTIGLAESKDSKGGIEVGLALNKPVMDIFSTLFLEGLSNNE, from the coding sequence ATGTTTCACATGGCttccaacaacaacagcaacattaAAGTTCACGATCACTTCAAGGTTGTTCCTCCATCATCAACAAAAACCACCTCAATCCCTCTTACTTTCTTCGACATATTTTGGCTAAGGTTCCATCCAGTAGAACGAGTTTTCTTCTACACCCTCCCAAATTCACAATCACacccttctttcttctttcaaacgATTGTTCCAAATCTCAAATCATCACTCTCTTTAACCCTCCAACATTTTCTCCCTTTAGCTGGTAACATCGTTTGGCCTTCTGATTCTTCAAAACCCATCATTCAATTTGATCCCAACGATGATGGAGTTTCGTTGATCATTGCAGAATCTGATTCAGATTTCAATCATGTCGTTGAAAACTCACCCCATGAAGCTTCTTTGTCTCGTTCTTTTATACCCCACTTAGAATCATCAGATTCTTTTGCTTCTATTATGTCACTCCAAATCACCCTTTTCCCAAATAGTGGTTTTAGCATCGGAATCAGCACTCATCATGCTGTTCTTGATGGAAAATCTTCAACCATGTTCGTCAAAGCTTGGGCTTATCTATGCAAAAAAGCTATTGAAAGAGATGAATCACCAACTTTGTTGTCAGAGTTCGAACCTTCATTCAATAGGGAAGTCATCAAAGACCCAAATGGAAATAACGTAATGGACCTTGTATCCACATTATTCCCAAGTGAAAAAGGAAATGATAGAAGCTTAAAGATTTTCCCATTTGAACCACAACTCGAAGACTCTGTTCGTGCTACTTTTAAGCTCAAACATGAAGATTTGGATAAGATAAAGCAAAGAGTGTTATCTACATGGGAAATATTCGATACGAAAGAATCAAAGCCACAAACTCTATCATCATTTGTCATCACTTGTGCTTATTCGCTCGTTTGTGTTGCAAAAGCGATTCATGGGGCTCATAATGACAAAGAGAAGTTTTCTTTTGTGTTCAGCGTAGATTGCAGAGCAAGGTTAGAACCAACAATACCAAATAACTATCTTGGAAACTGTGTTTGGGCGTATTTTATTGATACACAGCCGTTGGATTTTATAAAAGAAGATGGTGTTTTTTTAGTTGCTAAGAGTATTTATGAGAAAATAAAGATGATAAATGAAAAGGGTTTTCTTGAAGGGGAGATTAATGatatgtttaataaaattatttctttatcgAGTGAAGGATTTGAATTTATGGGAGTGGCGGGGTCTCATAGATTTGGTGTTTATGAGATTGATTTTGGTTGGGGAAGGCCGGAAAAGGTTGAGATCGTGTCAATAGATAGAGGTGTAACAATTGGTTTGGCAGAGAGCAAAGATAGTAAAGGAGGGATAGAAGTTGGGCTTGCTCTTAATAAACCTGTAATGGATATCTTTAGCACTTTGTTTCTTGAAGGATTATCCAATAATGAGTAG
- the LOC11418791 gene encoding phenolic glucoside malonyltransferase 1 yields MSKSKIIEIFNVAPSSQVELPSETSLPLTFFDILWLRLPPVQRIFFYEFPHQTSFFFKTLLPKLKKSLSIALSHFYPLLGHLIWPHDSHKPIIKFIKGNTLSLTVAESHADFNHFSGKNLSEATQIHDFLPNLNISHDQASILALQVTIFPNYGFSIGITSHHAVLDGKTSTSFIKSWAYLCRKLENEVSELVSPLCLPHEFCPFYDRKVIKDPNELEAKYLSDWLKQGGTNNRSLMVWDLEVPEDSFRGLFQLSRLDIEKLKEFVVSKQKGTRTENKNLHLSTFVVSIAYALVCRMKAEKIENKNVVMGLNIDCRNRLEPTTPATYFGNCIGARLAIVKTSELFGENGLIVAVEMLSEALETIKDGVLNGAENWSSLLLEGLAMADVKMIGAAGSPKFEVYSTDFGCGKPKKVEMVSIDRTGAFCLSDSRNGDGVEIGFVSNKKAMEAFASLFVKGIAS; encoded by the exons atgtctaaaagtAAAATCATAGAAATTTTCAATGTAGCACCATCTTCACAAGTAGAACTACCTTCAGAAACATCACTTCCTCTTACTTTCTTTGACATACTATGGTTAAGATTACCACCTGTTCAAAGAATTTTCTTCTATGAGTTTCCACACCAAAcctcatttttcttcaaaaccctTCTTCCCAAACTCAAAAAATCACTTTCCATTGCACTTTCTCACTTTTATCCTCTTTTGGGTCATCTCATTTGGCCTCATGATTCTCACAAGCCAATCATTAAATTCATCAAAGGAAACACTCTTTCACTTACCGTAGCTGAATCTCATGCTGATTTCAATCATTTCTCTGGTAAGAATCTTTCTGAAGCTACACAGATTCATGATTTTTTACCTAACTTGAATATTTCACATGACCAAGCTTCTATTTTGGCTCTTCAAGTTACTATTTTTCCAAACTATGGATTTTCAATTGGTATTACTTCACATCATGCTGTTTTAGATGGTAAAACTTCAACTTCTTTTATCAAATCTTGGGCTTACCTATGTAGAAAGCTTGAAAATGAAGTATCTGAATTAGTATCACCCCTTTGTTTGCCACATGAGTTTTGTCCTTTCTATGATAGAAAAGTAATTAAGGATCCAAATGAATTAGAGGCAAAATATTTGAGTGATTGGTTAAAGCAAGGTGGAACCAACAATAGAAGTTTAATGGTTTGGGATCTTGAAGTTCCAGAAGATTCATTTAGAGGGTTATTTCAATTATCTCGTTTGGATATCGAAAAGCTTAAGGAATTTGTAGTGTCAAAACAAAAGGGTACTAGGACTGAGAATAAAAATCTTCACTTGTCAACATTTGTGGTATCTATTGCTTATGCATTGGTATGTAGAATGAAAGCAGAGAAAATTGAGAACAAAAATGTTGTGATGGGTTTGAATATCGATTGCAGGAATCGTTTAGAACCAACGACTCCTGCAACATATTTTGGAAATTGTATTGGAGCAAGACTTGCAATTGTTAAAACAAGTGAGTTATTTGGAGAAAATGGATTAATTGTGGCTGTTGAAATGTTAAGTGAAGCTTTGGAAACTATAAAAGATGGAGTGTTGAATGGAGCTGAAAATTGGTCTTCATTGTTACTTGAAGGTCTTGCCATGGCCGATGTTAAAATGATTGGTGCTGCTGGTTCACCTAAATTTGAGGTTTATAGTACTGATTTTGGATGTGGAAAaccaaaaaaagttgaaatggTTTCAATAGATAGAACTGGTGCTTTTTGTCTTTCTGATAGTAGAAATGGTGATGGTGTTGAGATAGGTTTTGTGTCTAACAAAAAAGCAATGGAAGCTTTTGCTTCGCTCTTTGTCAAAGG CATTGCATCTTGA
- the LOC11414860 gene encoding phenolic glucoside malonyltransferase 2, giving the protein MSKIIEIFNVSPSSQEELPLETSLPLTFLDILWLRLPPVQRIFFYEFPHQTSLFYNTLLPKLKKSLSIALSYFYPLLGHLTWPNDSHKPIIKFIKGNPLSLTIAESDADFNHLSGKNLTEAKQIHDLLPNLNISHDQASILALQVTLFPNYGFSIGITSHHAVLDGKTSTSFIKSWAYLCRKLENEVSELELPLCLPHEFCPFYDRKIIKDPNELEAKYLSDWLKQGGTNNRSLMVWDLQVPEDSFRGLFQLSRSNIEKLKEFVVSKQKGTRNENKNLHLSTFVVSIAYAWVCRVKTEEIENKNAMMVLNIDCRNRLDQPIPATYFGNCIGGKLAIVKTNELLGEDGLIVAVEVLSEALETLKDGVLNGAENWSSWLLDGLTIADVKTTGAAGSPKFEVYSTDFGCGKPKKVEMVSIDRTGAYCVSDSSNGDGVEIGFVSTKKAMEAFASLFVKGIGS; this is encoded by the coding sequence ATGTCTAAAATCATAGAAATTTTCAATGTATCACCATCTTCACAGGAAGAACTTCCTTTAGAAACATCACTTCCTCTTACTTTCTTGGACATATTATGGTTAAGATTACCACCAGTTCAAAGAATTTTCTTCTATGAATTTCCACACCAAACCTCACTTTTCTACAACACCCTTCTTCCCAAACTCAAAAAATCACTTTCCATTGCACTTTCTTACTTTTATCCTCTTTTGGGTCATCTCACTTGGCCTAATGATTCTCACAAGccaatcatcaaattcatcaaggGAAACCCTCTTTCACTTACCATAGCTGAATCTGATGCTGATTTCAATCATCTTTCAGGTAAGAATCTTACTGAAGCTAAACAAATTCATGATCTTTTACCTAACTTGAATATTTCTCATGATCAAGCTTCTATTTTGGCTCTTCAAGTTACTCTTTTTCCAAACTATGGATTTTCAATTGGTATTACTTCACATCATGCTGTTTTAGATGGTAAAACTTCAACTTCTTTTATCAAATCTTGGGCTTACCTATGTAGAAAGCTTGAAAATGAAGTATCTGAATTAGAATTACCCCTTTGTTTGCCACATGAGTTTTGTCCTTTCTATGATAGAAAAATAATCAAGGATCCAAATGAATTAGAGGCGAAATATTTGAGTGATTGGTTAAAGCAAGGTGGAACCAACAATAGAAGTTTAATGGTCTGGGATCTTCAAGTCCCAGAAGATTCATTTAGAGGGTTATTTCAATTATCTCGTTCGAATATCGAAAAGCTTAAGGAATTTGTAGTGTCAAAACAAAAGGGTACTAGGAATGAGAATAAAAATCTTCACCTGTCAACTTTTGTTGTATCTATAGCTTATGCATGGGTATGCAGAGTGAAAACAGAAGAAATTGAGAACAAAAATGCTATGATGGTTTTGAATATTGATTGTCGTAATCGTTTAGATCAGCCGATTCCTGCAACATATTTTggaaattgtattggaggaaaACTTGCAATTGTTAAAACAAATGAGTTATTGGGGGAAGATGGACTAATTGTGGCTGTTGAAGTGTTGAGTGAAGCTTTGGAAACTTTAAAAGATGGAGTGTTGAATGGAGCTGAAAATTGGTCTTCATGGTTACTTGATGGTCTTACTATTGCTGATGTTAAAACAACTGGTGCTGCTGGTTCACCTAAATTTGAGGTTTATAGTACTGACTTTGGTTGTGGAAAACCAAAGAAAGTTGAAATGGTTTCTATAGATAGAACTGGTGCTTATTGTGTTTCGGATAGTAGTAATGGTGATGGTGTTGAGATAGGTTTTGTGTCTACGAAAAAAGCAATGGAAGCCTTTGCTTCTCTCTTTGTCAAAGGGATTGGATCTTGA